The Pedococcus dokdonensis region CCCGGGCCAGACCTGTTCGAGCCGCGACGGGTCGGCGGCGAGCGCCCGCACCCCGGCTGCGAGCTCCGGGTGCCACTGCGCGAGCAGGTCGAGCAGCACCGTCGCCCGGACCACGAACATCCCCGCGTTCCACCGGAACCGGCCCGTCGCGAGATAGGCCTCGGCCCGGGAGCGGTCCGGCTTCTCCACGAACTGACGCACTGCGTGGGCGGGGCCCTCCCCCAGTGGCTCGCCCAGCTCGATGTAGCCGAACCCGGTCGCGGGACCGGTCGGCTCGATGCCGATGGTGACGACATACCCCTGCTCGGCAGCAGCCACCGCGTCGGTGACGCAGGCGCGGAAGGCGTCCTCGTCCGCGATCACGTGGTCCGCGGCGAAGGACCCCAGCACGGCGGAGGGGTCACGCGCCTCCAGGACCGCGGCGGCCCAGCCGATCGCGGCCATCGAGTCGCGCGGCGCCGGCTCGGCGAGCAGCTGGTCGGCCGGCAGGTCGGGGAGCTGGGCGGCGACGGCCGCGCGGTGGGCGGCGCCCGTCACGACGAGCACCTGCGACCCGGTCAGCGGCGTCAGCCGGTCCCAGGTCGCCTGCAGCAACGAGCGCCCGGTGCCGGTCAGGTCGTGCAGGAACTTCGGCGACGAGGCCCGCGACACCGGCCACAGCCTGGTGCCCGCCCCACCGGCCGGGACCACCGCCCAGAAATGGCTGTCGCCCGTCACCGTCTCGTCGGCTGCTGCGTGACCTGCTGACATGGCCGGAACGCTAGCCCACCCACCAGCCGGTCACCCGCCGCTCACCTGACACACCCCTGGCCGTGGCCGTCTCCTCACCGGCGGTGCGGACGCTGGAGTCGTGCGAGTCGCCATCGTGACCGAGTCCTTCCTGCCCTACCTGAACGGCGTGACCACGAGCGTCTGCCGGGTGGTGGAGTGCCTGCGCGACGGCGGCCACGAGGTGGTCGTCATCGCGCCGCGGCCGGCGCCCACGTCCTACGCCGGGTATGCCGTGCACGGCCTCGCGTCCGTGCCCGTCCGCCAGTTCCCGGTGGGGCTCCCGCTGGGTGGCGAGGTGGAGTCGCTGTTGGCCGACTTCCGCCCCGACGTGGTGCACGTCGCCTCGCCCTTCGTCCTGGGGGCCAGTGCCCTGTCGGCAGCCGACCGCCTCGACCTCCCGACGGTGGCGGTCTACCAGACCGACATGCCCAGCTACCTGCGCCAGCACGGCCGGGGTGCGGTGGGGCGCGGCGCGGCGAGGGCCGCGTGGCGGTGGATCAGGCGGATGCACGAGCTGGCCGACCTGACCCTCGCGCCGTCGTCGGCGACGCTGGCCGAGCTGCGAGCCCACGGCGTGCCCCGCACCGCGTTGTGGGCGCGCGGCGTCGACGCCGTCCAGTTCCACCCGGGGTGGCGGCTCGACGCCGGCACGGCCGCCCTGCGCCGGTCGCTCGCCCCCGACGGCCAGCTGCTCGTCGGCTACGTGGGACGCCTGGCCCTCGAGAAGGAGCTGCACCGGCTCGCGGGGCTCACGGGTCTGGCGGGGCTGCGGGTGGTGCTGGTCGGCGACGGTCCCACCCGCGAGCCGGACGCGGCCCTCCTCGCGGCGGCCGGGGTCGACGCCGTCTTCCTGGGACGGCGCGAGGGCGACGACCTCGCGAGGGCGTATGCCGCCGTCGACCTCTTCGTGCACCCCGGGACCCGCGAGACGTTCGGCCAGACCCTCCAGGAGGCGGCCGCCACCGGGCTCCCGGTCGTGGCACCGGCCCGCGGCGGACCGCTCGACCTGGTCGACCACTCCCGCACCGGCCTGCTCTTCGACCCCGACGACCCCGGTTCGCTGCGCGAGGCCGTGGTCCACCTGGCCGGCGACGGCGTGAAGCGCCGGGCGATGGGCGCGGCCGGGCGGGCCGGGGTCGAGGGCCGTTCCTGGGCTGCGCTCACCGGGCAGCTGCTCGGCCACTACGACATCGCGAGGGCGACCCACGGGTCCCGCCCGTCCCTGCCCGACGGCGAGCGCGAACACGTGGGGTGAGACCCGGGCACCCGCCCGGCCACGCGGCATACCCGGCGGTAACCGGGCCTGTCTGCTTTCTCACAGCGGGCGCGTTATCGGTCCGAGCGCAGGGCCGATAACCTGACGGACGTACTACGGCCATCGACGCTGGACGACGACTGCCGTGACATCTGCTTCGAAAGGGACGCGCAGTGGCGCAGGCAGCCAACGGCACCCTCTACCGCGGCCGTGAAGGCATGTGGTCGTGGGTGGCCCACCGAGTCAGTGGCCTCCTCCTCTTCCTCTTCCTGTTCGCGCACGTGCTCGACACGGCGCTGGTGCGGGTCTCCCCCGACGCCTACAACGAGGTGATGGAGGCCTACAAGAACCCCATCGTGGGTCTGGGTGAGGCCGGGCTCGTCGCCGCGGTGATCTTCCACGCGCTCAACGGCCTGCGCATCATCGCCGTCGACTTCTGGTCCAAGGGGCCCCGCTACCAGCGGCAGCTGTTCTGGGCGGTCGTCATCGGATTCGTCGTGCTCTTCGCGCCCTTCGCGATCCGGCACCTGACCATCGTGTTCACGCACTGAGAGCGCGGGGGAACTCATGAGCGCCACCACCGAGGCCAACTACCACGCCGGTCCCGACGCCGTCTCCACGACCAAGTCCCGCTATCGGCGGGTCTCCAAGGGCCGCGGCAACTTCGAGCTCTGGTCGTGGGTCTTCATGCGCGCCAGCGGCGTGCTGCTCCTCGTCCTCGTGTTCGGGCACCTGTTCGTCAACCTGATGCTGGGCGAGGGCATCCACGGCATCGACTTCGCGTTCGTCGCCGGCAAGTGGAGCAGCCCGTTCTGGCAGACCTGGGACCTGCTGATGCTGTGGCTCGCCGAGCTGCACGGCTTCAACGGGGTCCGCACGATCATCAACGACTACACCGAGAAGGACCGCACCCGCTGGATCCTCAAGGGCCTGCTGGTCACGAGCGCGGTGCTCGTCATGGTGCTCGGCACGCTGGTGATCTTCACCTTCGACCCGTGCCTGGACCCGTCCTCCACCCTCTCCGTGTGCACCGCACGATGACGCCGGACCACCTGACCCTGGAACTCCGAAGGACACAGCACTGATGCAGACGCACAAGTACGACGTCGTGATCGTCGGGGCCGGCGGAGCCGGCATGCGGGCGGCGCTCGAGTCGAGCACCCGGACCCGCACGGCGGTGCTGACCAAGCTCTACCCCACCCGGTCCCACACCGGCGCGGCCCAGGGCGGCATGTGCGCCGCCCTCGCCAACGTCGAGGAGGACAACTGGGAGTGGCACACCTTCGACACCGTCAAGGGCGGTGACTACCTCGTCGACCAGGACGCGGCGGAGATCATGTGCCGCGAGGCCATCGACGCGGTGATCGACCTCGAGAAGATGGGGCTGCCGTTCAACCGCACCCCCGAGGGCAAGATCGACCAGCGCCGGTTCGGTGGGCACACCCGCAACCACGGTGAGGCGGCCGTGCGCCGGTCGTGCTTCGCGGCCGACCGCACCGGTCACATGATCCTGCAGACGCTCTACCAGAACTGCGTCAAGCAGGGAGTCGAGTTCTACAACGAGTTCTACGTCCTCGACCTGCTGATGAACACCGGCCCGGACGGTGTCGAGCACACCGCGGGAGTCGTCGCCTACGAGCTGGCGACCGGTGAGCTGCACGTGTTCCAGGCCAAGTCCGTCGTCTTCGCGACCGGTGGCACCGGCAAGGTCTTCAAGACCACCTCCAACGCCCACACCCTCACCGGTGACGGCATGGGCGTGGCCTTCCGCCGCGGGATCCCGTTGGAGGACATGGAGTTCTTCCAGTTCCACCCGACCGGCCTGGCCGGGCTCGGCATCCTGCTCTCCGAGGCCGCCCGCGGCGAGGGCGGCATCCTGCGCAACGCCGACGGCGAGCGCTTCATGGAGCGCTACGCCCCCACCATCAAGGACCTCGCCCCCCGCGACATCGTCGCCCGGTCGATGGCCAACGAGGTGCGCGAGGGCCGCGGCGCCGGTCCCAACAAGGACTACGTGCTGCTCGACCTGACCCACCTCGAGCCGGCCCACATCGACGCGAAGCTCCCCGACATCACCGAGTTCGCACGCACCTACCTCGGCGTCGAGCCCTACACCGAGCCGGTGCCGGTCTACCCGACCGCGCACTACGCCATGGGTGGTGTGCCGACCAACGTCGAGACCGAGGTGCTGCGCAACAACACCGACGTCGTGCCCGGCCTGTTCGCCGCCGGTGAGGTCGCCTGCGTCTCCGTGCACGGGTCCAACCGGCTCGGCACCAACAGCCTCCTCGACATCAACGTCTTCGGCCGCCGTGCCGGCATCGCCGCCGCGGAGTATGCCGCGAACGCACCGTTCGTCGAGTTGCCCGAGCACCCGTCGGCGCTCGTCGAGGGCATGGTCGAGACGATCCGCACCCGAGAGAGCGGCGAGCGGGTGGCCGACCTGCGCCGCGCCCTCCAGGAGACGATGGACCGCAACGTCCAGGTGTTCCGCACCGAGGCCTCGATGAAGGAGGCCCTCGGCGTCATCGACGAGCTGAAGGAGCGCTACGCCTCCGTCGTGGTGCAGGACAAGGGCAAGCGCTACAACACCGACCTGCTCGAGGCGGTCGAGCTCGGCTTCCTCATCGAGCTGGCCGAGGTCATCACCCTCGGCGCGCTGGCCCGCAAGGAGTCCCGCGGTGGCCACTTCCGCGAGGACTACGAAGCCCGCGACGACGTGAACTTCATGCGCCACACGATGGCCTACCGCGCCCCCGTGACCGACGTGGAAGAGGGCCCGAAGTTCGCCGACGAGGTGCGGCTCGACTACAAGCCCGTGACCGTCACCCGCTACCAGCCGATGGAGCGCAAGTACTGATGACCGCGACCGCAGAGAAGACCCAGAACACCGGCGAGTCCGCCAAGGCCGGTGCGGTGCCGTCGTTCACCGTGACGCTGAAGATCGCCCGGTTCGACCCCGAGACCGACAGCGAGCAGCACTGGGAGACCTACGAGGTCACCTCGCACGCCACTGACCGCGTGCTCGACGCGCTGCACCAGATCAAGTGGGACCAGGACGGCTCGCTGTCGTTCCGCCGGTCCTGCGCCCATGGCGTGTGCGGCTCCGACGCGATGCGGATCAACGGCAAGAACCGGCTCGCCTGCAAGACGCTCATCAAGGACGTCAACCCCGACAAGCCGATCACCGTCGAGCCGATCAAGGGCCTTCCCGTCGAGAAGGACCTCATCGTCGACATGGAGCCGTTCTTCGACGCCTACCGCGAGGTCATGCCGTTCCTCATCACCGAGGGCAACGAGCCGACCCGCGAGCGGATCCAGAGCCAGGCCGACCGCGACCGCTTCGACGACACCACCAAGTGCATCCTCTGCGCTGCCTGCACGACGAGCTGCCCGGTGTTCTGGAACGACGGCCAGTACTTCGGCCCGGCCGCCATCGTCAACGCGCACCGCTTCATCTTCGACAGCCGCGACGACGGCGGCACGCAGCGGTTGGAGATCCTGAACGACAAGGAGGGGGTGTGGCGCTGCCGCACCACCTTCAACTGCACCGACGCATGTCCTCGTGGCATCGAGGTGACCAA contains the following coding sequences:
- a CDS encoding mannose-1-phosphate guanylyltransferase, with the translated sequence MSAGHAAADETVTGDSHFWAVVPAGGAGTRLWPVSRASSPKFLHDLTGTGRSLLQATWDRLTPLTGSQVLVVTGAAHRAAVAAQLPDLPADQLLAEPAPRDSMAAIGWAAAVLEARDPSAVLGSFAADHVIADEDAFRACVTDAVAAAEQGYVVTIGIEPTGPATGFGYIELGEPLGEGPAHAVRQFVEKPDRSRAEAYLATGRFRWNAGMFVVRATVLLDLLAQWHPELAAGVRALAADPSRLEQVWPGLEKIAIDHAVAEPAAAEGRVAVVPGGFGWDDVGDFSSLGALLPDASGMPGVRVLGDASSVRVVDATGVVVPSGDRDGRVVAVVGLDDVVVVDTPDALLVVSRDRAQDVKAVVDLLKSEGRTDLL
- a CDS encoding glycosyltransferase family 4 protein; this translates as MRVAIVTESFLPYLNGVTTSVCRVVECLRDGGHEVVVIAPRPAPTSYAGYAVHGLASVPVRQFPVGLPLGGEVESLLADFRPDVVHVASPFVLGASALSAADRLDLPTVAVYQTDMPSYLRQHGRGAVGRGAARAAWRWIRRMHELADLTLAPSSATLAELRAHGVPRTALWARGVDAVQFHPGWRLDAGTAALRRSLAPDGQLLVGYVGRLALEKELHRLAGLTGLAGLRVVLVGDGPTREPDAALLAAAGVDAVFLGRREGDDLARAYAAVDLFVHPGTRETFGQTLQEAAATGLPVVAPARGGPLDLVDHSRTGLLFDPDDPGSLREAVVHLAGDGVKRRAMGAAGRAGVEGRSWAALTGQLLGHYDIARATHGSRPSLPDGEREHVG
- the sdhC gene encoding succinate dehydrogenase, cytochrome b556 subunit; protein product: MAQAANGTLYRGREGMWSWVAHRVSGLLLFLFLFAHVLDTALVRVSPDAYNEVMEAYKNPIVGLGEAGLVAAVIFHALNGLRIIAVDFWSKGPRYQRQLFWAVVIGFVVLFAPFAIRHLTIVFTH
- a CDS encoding succinate dehydrogenase hydrophobic membrane anchor subunit, with translation MSATTEANYHAGPDAVSTTKSRYRRVSKGRGNFELWSWVFMRASGVLLLVLVFGHLFVNLMLGEGIHGIDFAFVAGKWSSPFWQTWDLLMLWLAELHGFNGVRTIINDYTEKDRTRWILKGLLVTSAVLVMVLGTLVIFTFDPCLDPSSTLSVCTAR
- the sdhA gene encoding succinate dehydrogenase flavoprotein subunit, producing the protein MQTHKYDVVIVGAGGAGMRAALESSTRTRTAVLTKLYPTRSHTGAAQGGMCAALANVEEDNWEWHTFDTVKGGDYLVDQDAAEIMCREAIDAVIDLEKMGLPFNRTPEGKIDQRRFGGHTRNHGEAAVRRSCFAADRTGHMILQTLYQNCVKQGVEFYNEFYVLDLLMNTGPDGVEHTAGVVAYELATGELHVFQAKSVVFATGGTGKVFKTTSNAHTLTGDGMGVAFRRGIPLEDMEFFQFHPTGLAGLGILLSEAARGEGGILRNADGERFMERYAPTIKDLAPRDIVARSMANEVREGRGAGPNKDYVLLDLTHLEPAHIDAKLPDITEFARTYLGVEPYTEPVPVYPTAHYAMGGVPTNVETEVLRNNTDVVPGLFAAGEVACVSVHGSNRLGTNSLLDINVFGRRAGIAAAEYAANAPFVELPEHPSALVEGMVETIRTRESGERVADLRRALQETMDRNVQVFRTEASMKEALGVIDELKERYASVVVQDKGKRYNTDLLEAVELGFLIELAEVITLGALARKESRGGHFREDYEARDDVNFMRHTMAYRAPVTDVEEGPKFADEVRLDYKPVTVTRYQPMERKY
- a CDS encoding succinate dehydrogenase iron-sulfur subunit, with amino-acid sequence MTATAEKTQNTGESAKAGAVPSFTVTLKIARFDPETDSEQHWETYEVTSHATDRVLDALHQIKWDQDGSLSFRRSCAHGVCGSDAMRINGKNRLACKTLIKDVNPDKPITVEPIKGLPVEKDLIVDMEPFFDAYREVMPFLITEGNEPTRERIQSQADRDRFDDTTKCILCAACTTSCPVFWNDGQYFGPAAIVNAHRFIFDSRDDGGTQRLEILNDKEGVWRCRTTFNCTDACPRGIEVTKAIQEVKRALLTSRF